From Anoplopoma fimbria isolate UVic2021 breed Golden Eagle Sablefish chromosome 11, Afim_UVic_2022, whole genome shotgun sequence, one genomic window encodes:
- the LOC129099101 gene encoding protein FAM200C-like, translating into MICNAKLSNSSLAPAKLKEHFLKLHDGKYKNTTLAEFKVKRARFDEKATLPVLGFVPIDKPILTASYEVAYLIAKQGKPHTIGETLVKPAALKMANIMLGKAAEDKLSQIPLSNDTISSRIDDMSNDILAQVVADLISSPAKFSLQLDETTDVSNLSQLVVFVRYMKDDEIKEDFLFCKPLTTTTKAVDVKKLVDDFFRDNNLSWNMVSAVCSDGSSHAGTTLWFWSAGEIRCTTHHCYTLCSAQACVGNKNLASKTGRSTKNVVECVNYVQNSAMKHRIFKELCQEMGSEFEVLLYHSNVRWLSRGKVLNRVFAMRVELALFLREHQHCHRLQDSEFILILAYIADIFDALNHLNRQMQGGGVNIIEAEENLNAFKKKLPLWKRRTENDNFANFPLLDVSGIGDISVPGELKQAIAMHLDVLAKSLDGYFPTTQSYPAWIKFKHCRVFRDKCNRVFALTD; encoded by the coding sequence ATGATTTGCAATGCCAAGTTGAGCAATTCTAGTCTAGCACCGGCAAAACTAAAGGAACACTTCCTAAagctgcatgatgggaaatacAAGAACACAACGCTCGCTGAATTCAAGGTGAAGAGAGCCAGATTCGATGAAAAGGCTACTCTGCCTGTTCTCGGCTTCGTACCCATCGACAaaccgatcctcacagcatcgtATGAAGTTGCGTACCTGATCGCAAAGCAGGGCAAACCACACACCATTGGTGAAACACTCGTGAAACCAGCTGCGTTGAAGATGGCGAATATCATGCTGGGAAAAGCTGCTGAAGATAAGTTATCCCAAATTCCTCTTTCAAATGACACGATCAGCAGCAGAATAGACGACATGAGCAATGACATCTTGGCTCAAGTAGTTGCAGATCTGATTTCAAGCCCAGCAAAATTCAGCCTCCAACTCGATGAGACCACCGACGTTTCCAATCTCAGCCAGCTTGTTGTATTTGTGCGCTATATGAAAGACGACGAGATAAAggaagattttttattttgtaagccTCTTACAACAACAACCAAGGCAGTCGATGTGAAGAAACTCGTGGATGACTTCTTCAGAGACAACAATCTTTCGTGGAATATGGTTTCTGCAGTTTGTTCGGACGGCTCCAGCCATGCTGGGACGACACTCTGGTTTTGGAGCGCTGGTGAAATCCGATGCACCACACATCATTGTTACACACTGTGTTCTGCACAGGCATGCGTTGGCAACAAAAACCTTGCCTCCAAAACTGGCAGAAGTACTAAAAATGTAGTTGAATGTGTGAACTACGTGCAAAATAGTGCTATGAAGCACCGCATCTTCAAAGAGCTCTGTCAGGAAATGGGCTCTGAATTCGAGGTACTTCTGTACCATTCTAACGTTCGGTGGTTATCCCGGGGAAAGGTGCTGAATCGGGTTTTTGCCATGCGTGTGGAATTAGCCCTGTTTTTGCGAGAGCACCAACATTGTCACAGATTGCAAGATTCTGAGTTCATTCTCATCTTGGCGTACATCGCCGATATTTTCGATGCTCTCAATCATCTCAATCGACAGATGCAGGGCGGTGGAGTCAACATCATCGAAGCGGAAGAAAACCTGAatgcgtttaaaaaaaagctaccTTTATGGAAACGACGAACAGAGAATGACAACTTTGCAAACTTTCCCCTGCTGGACGTGTCTGGAATTGGAGACATTTCTGTACCTGGGGAGCTGAAGCAAGCGATTGCCATGCACTTAGATGTGCTCGCAAAGTCCCTCGACGGATACTTCCCCAC
- the LOC129098241 gene encoding phosphoinositide 3-kinase regulatory subunit 5-like, which translates to MMPKMEHSSCTEDRIQHVLERCLSGLGLDTPDKQLWNAGLCINRWCLEELVKRDTHNFLILLQKILRKTMEVLEQCRYELVVPLSLLFSAALLKTPHVAPDCGVLEEAYLLFHSFLAWPEPCSSASKRLLNVIQKELRAPGISFQRLVRTEQGISPEIHCSKTMTVLLVNPDEDVPPEVQSVSEQLNSTKHSSRDVTIILILHCFQAALGANHDLRALRTALQTKQPEKLEQLMEAVTLLMETAASTADPSTARETLLHSMERLRDSLAVPAPNNGRTDTGAFETFLPPFPKCHTRSWENDNFDVLNDILSSESDLDLLPDCFLKKELYEDDINDTSVDEEDEVEGNKVDPEFQNHRISTASSSSRDSGLSLSSSWSGPFGSSGVESDFSEDTTHEDTEGGPDSQPILRKKPKKKSSSILGIERFSMLFKASRSPNVCRRAQSMGHRADFTKEVQRTGPQLKHPRSLSRQVHNPHAYAATHDPLSPRKHMCVRRRPILSYDEGDVAEVPTLVKVVVFGGDKEAGRLARAYSDLQQKESKCPRLTKTCKLQFYFVPTKRRTTGSTGGGQTSAEGQNGSSTRASVESNGSVLEDSTTDIAQMLGMMDPWYERNVLSLLSLSSDVLCQTACKDGDESVSSVDTLTLFADLVLYYCRHADQPVLVQLYQAELTLAGGEKKREVFIHSLELGHTAGTRAVKAMGSASKRFGIEEEREAVPLKLSVAYNKVAVSGRSQWIQTEVDCTSINLYKACRKPEQLDTRIESLQLTMTEVLKRQSSKSKKGYNQHISMSEAKVDKVQVVGGEDGTTFAVCLDQDEKKFIQSVTRCEVSLCCKPGSSSDWRSYKPSPGQVQPLHPSYCSLLCLPITSFSASHP; encoded by the exons TTGGAGGAACTTGTGAAGAGAGATACCCACAACTTCCTCATCCTTCTGCAGAAAATACTGAGGAAAACAATGGAG GTGCTCGAGCAGTGTCGATATGAACTGGTGGtgcccctctctctcctgttctctgCAGCCCTCCTGAAA ACTCCTCATGTGGCTCCAGACTGCGGCGTGCTGGAAGAGGCCTACCTGTTGTTCCATAGCTTCCTGGCCTGGCCGGAGCCTTGCAGCTCTGCCAGTAAACGCCTGCTGAATGTCATCCAGAAGGAGCTCAGAGCACCAG GTATATCATTTCAAAGGCTGGTCCGGACAGAGCAGGGTATTTCCCCTGAGATTCACTGCTCCAAAACCAT GACGGTGCTGCTGGTGAACCCAGATGAGGACGTCCCTCCAGAGGTCCAGTCCGTCTCGGAGCAGCTGAACAGCACCAAGCACTCCAGCAGAGACGTcaccatcatcctcatcctgcACTGCTTTCAGGCTGCTCTGGGCGCCAACCACGACCTGCGGGCGCTCCGCACTGCCCTGCAG ACGAAGCAGCCTGAGAAGCTGGAGCAGCTCATGGAAGCAGTGACTTTGCTTATGGAGACGGCAGCCTCGACTGCAGATCCCAGCACAGCTAGAGAAACTCTACTACACAGCATGGAGAGGCTCAGAGACAGCCTTGCTGTTCCTGCTCCTAATAATGGCCGCACAGATACTG GGGCCTTTGAGACTTTCCTGCCGCCTTTCCCCAAATGTCACACACGCTCCTGGGAAAACGACAACTTTG ATGTTCTGAACGACATTCTCTCCAGCGAGTCGGACCTGGACTTGCTTCCAGACTGTTTCCTTAAAAAAGAACTGTATGAGGATGATATCAATGACACCAGTGTGGATGAGGAAGACGAGGTGGAGGGAAACAAAGTGGACCCTGAGTTCCAGAACCACCGCATCTCCACCGCATCCTCGTCCTCGAGGGACTccggcctctctctctcctccagctggtccGGGCCGTTCGGCTCATCAGGCGTGGAAAGTGACTTCAGCGAGGACACAACGCACGAGGACACAGAGGGAGGACCGGATAGCCAACCGATACTCAGAAAGAAACCCAAAAAGAAGTCCAGCTCCATCTTAGGCATCGAGCGCTTCTCCATGCTTTTCAAGGCATCTCGCAGCCCGAACGTTTGCCGCCGGGCCCAGAGTATGGGCCACCGTGCGGATTTTACAAAAGAGGTTCAAAGAACTGGTCCGCAGCTCAAACACCCCAGGTCCCTGTCCAGACAAGTCCACAATCCGCATGCGTACGCCGCTACCCACGATCCTCTCTCCCCCCGGAAGCACATGTGTGTCCGCAGGAGGCCGATCCTGAGCTACGACGAAGGAGACGTTGCGGAGGTGCCCACGCTGGTCAAAGTGGTGGTGTTCGGAGGGGACAAAGAAGCTGGCAGGCTGGCCAGGGCGTACAGCGACCTGCAGCAGAAAGAGAGTAAATGTCCCCGACTCACCAAGACATGCAAACTGCAGTTTTACTTTGTTCCCACCAAGAGGAGAACTACAGGAAGCacaggaggaggacaaacaTCAGCCGAAGGGCAGAACGGAAGTTCAACCAGAGCCTCTGTG GAATCTAACGGCAGCGTGCTGGAGGACAGTACCACTGATATAGCCCAGATGTTGGGCATGATGGACCCCTGGTACGAGCGGAACGTCCTCAGTCTGCTCAGCCTGTCCTCTGACGTCCTTTGTCAG ACTGCCTGTAAGGACGGCGATGAGTCAGTGAGCAGCGTGGACACTCTTACCCTGTTTGCTGACCTGGTACTTTATTACTGTCGACATGCAGACCAGCCTGTTCTGGTGCAGCTCTACCAGGCTGAG TTGACACTGgctggaggagaaaagaaaagggaagtgTTTATTCACTCTCTGGAGCTCGGCCACACTGCTGGAACCAGAGCTGTTAAGGCCATGG gTTCTGCCAGCAAAAGGTTTGGGATTGAGGAAGAACGGGAAGCCGTCCCTTTAAAACTCAGTGTTGCCTACAACAAG GTGGCTGTTAGCGGGAGGAGTCAGTGGATCCAGACGGAGGTGGATTGCACATCGATAAATCTTTACAAAGCCTGCCGGAAACCGGAGCAACTAG ATACAAGAATAGAAAGTCTACAGCTGACAATGACAGAAGTCCTGAAGAGGCAGAGCTCCAAGTCTAAAAAAGGCTACAACCAG CACATCTCCATGTCCGAGGCGAAGGTGGATAAGGTGCAGGTGGTAGGTGGAGAAGATGGGACAACCTTTGCTGTGTGTCTAGATCAGGATGAGAAGAAGTTCATCCAAAGTGTCACAAG GTGTGAGGTGTCTCTGTGCTGTAAACCAGGAAGCAGTTCAGACTGGAGGTCCTACAAGCCCTCACCCGGCCAAGTCCAGCCTCTGCACCCGTCCTACTGCTCCCTGCTCTGCCTCCCCATCACCTCTTTCTCTGCCTCACATCCCTGA